A genomic window from Luteolibacter sp. LG18 includes:
- a CDS encoding response regulator transcription factor — translation MAETTILVVEDDPAVRRGVVDVLEYAGYRTLEAADGHAGMDLALRANYRLALLDLVMPGPSGFEILEALRKKRPGQAVIILSARGEENDRVRGLTTGADDYVVKPFSMKELLARVDAVLRRTCERAAPASESAIPGGTADFTARRLTFADGRCEELSEREADLLRYLVESPGRIVTREEILRQIWGLDPDRTETRTIDMHVMHLRTKLGDKDQTVLVTVRGKGYRFNAEVLS, via the coding sequence ATGGCTGAAACCACCATCCTCGTTGTCGAAGACGACCCCGCCGTCCGCCGCGGGGTCGTCGATGTGCTGGAGTACGCCGGTTATCGTACCTTGGAGGCCGCCGACGGCCACGCCGGCATGGACCTCGCGCTGCGGGCGAACTACCGCCTCGCGCTGCTCGATCTGGTCATGCCCGGGCCCTCCGGCTTCGAGATCCTGGAGGCCTTGCGGAAGAAGCGCCCCGGCCAGGCCGTGATCATCCTTTCCGCCCGCGGCGAGGAGAACGACCGCGTCCGCGGCCTCACCACCGGCGCGGATGACTACGTCGTGAAACCTTTCAGCATGAAGGAACTTCTCGCCCGCGTGGATGCCGTGCTGCGCCGCACCTGCGAACGCGCCGCCCCGGCCAGCGAGAGCGCCATCCCCGGCGGCACCGCCGATTTCACCGCCCGCCGCCTGACCTTCGCAGACGGGCGTTGCGAGGAGCTTTCGGAGCGCGAGGCCGACCTGCTGCGCTACCTGGTGGAGTCTCCCGGCCGCATCGTCACCCGCGAGGAAATCCTCCGCCAGATCTGGGGCCTCGATCCCGACCGCACCGAGACCCGCACCATCGACATGCACGTCATGCACCTGCGGACGAAACTCGGCGACAAGGACCAGACCGTCCTCGTCACCGTGCGTGGCAAGGGCTACCGGTTCAACGC